A stretch of the Pseudomonas sp. ACM7 genome encodes the following:
- a CDS encoding L,D-transpeptidase family protein produces MLPRFPAVTRYLSLAALCVAGPVAALELPLPPPGEDIVGQVQVIKAKYEDTFADLGTTYDLGYSEMVAANPGVDPWLPGAGTEVVLPTRFILPPGPREGIVINLAEYRLYYFPKGRNVVYTFPLGIGREGWGSPIAHTSITAKTPNPTWTPPASIKAEHAADGDPLPNVVPAGPDNPLGPFKFTLGTPGYLIHGSNKKFGIGMRTSHGCFRMFNNNVLEMASMVPVGTSVRIISDPYKFGVSGGKVYLEAHTPLDDKGNPSVVDKHTSVINAMLKREDITNNLRMNWDVVRDVVAAEDGLPVEIGVPNSSAPMVTSAPIDPLQ; encoded by the coding sequence ATGTTGCCGCGCTTTCCTGCCGTCACCCGCTACCTGTCTCTCGCCGCCCTCTGTGTGGCGGGTCCCGTAGCAGCATTGGAGCTGCCCCTGCCACCGCCCGGTGAAGACATCGTCGGTCAGGTCCAGGTGATCAAGGCCAAGTACGAAGATACCTTCGCTGACCTTGGCACCACCTACGATCTGGGCTATTCGGAAATGGTCGCGGCCAACCCTGGCGTCGATCCATGGCTGCCGGGTGCTGGCACCGAAGTGGTGCTGCCGACGCGCTTCATCCTGCCACCGGGCCCGCGTGAAGGCATCGTCATCAACCTGGCCGAGTACCGCCTCTATTACTTCCCGAAAGGCCGGAACGTGGTGTACACCTTCCCGCTGGGTATCGGCCGTGAAGGCTGGGGCTCGCCGATTGCCCATACCAGCATCACCGCCAAGACGCCGAACCCGACCTGGACCCCTCCAGCGTCGATCAAGGCCGAGCACGCCGCCGATGGCGATCCACTGCCGAACGTGGTGCCGGCCGGCCCGGACAACCCGTTGGGGCCGTTCAAGTTCACGTTGGGCACGCCGGGCTACCTGATCCACGGTTCGAACAAGAAGTTCGGCATCGGCATGCGCACCAGCCACGGTTGCTTCCGCATGTTCAACAACAACGTGCTGGAAATGGCGAGCATGGTGCCGGTAGGCACGTCGGTGCGCATTATCAGCGACCCGTACAAGTTCGGTGTCAGTGGCGGCAAGGTGTATCTGGAAGCGCACACGCCGCTGGACGACAAGGGCAACCCTTCTGTGGTCGACAAACACACCTCGGTGATCAACGCGATGCTCAAGCGTGAGGACATCACCAACAACCTGCGCATGAACTGGGATGTGGTCCGCGACGTGGTTGCCGCCGAAGATGGTCTGCCGGTGGAAATCGGAGTGCCGAATTCCTCGGCGCCGATGGTGACGAGTGCGCCGATCGACCCGTTGCAGTAA
- a CDS encoding arylesterase codes for MRVWFLSAGLALMCMAQNAAAGTVLIVGDSISAGFGLDTRLGWVSLLEQRLKREGFDDKVVNASISGDTSAGGQARLSALLAEHKPELVILELGGNDGLRGLLPTQLQQNLAAMIDSSRASGAKVLLLGMQLPPNYGVRYTEAFAKVYSTLAEEKKIPLVPFFLDGVGGHPDLMQSDGLHPAVGAQDKLLENVWPTLKPLL; via the coding sequence ATGCGTGTGTGGTTTTTGAGTGCTGGCCTGGCCTTGATGTGCATGGCCCAGAACGCAGCGGCGGGTACAGTCCTGATCGTTGGCGATAGTATCAGCGCGGGTTTCGGGCTGGATACCCGCTTGGGGTGGGTCTCCCTGCTCGAGCAACGGCTCAAGCGCGAAGGTTTTGACGATAAGGTGGTCAATGCGTCCATCAGCGGCGACACCAGCGCCGGAGGCCAGGCGCGCCTGTCCGCGCTGCTTGCAGAGCATAAGCCTGAGTTGGTAATCCTCGAGTTGGGCGGCAACGATGGCCTGCGTGGATTGCTGCCGACGCAATTGCAACAAAACCTTGCAGCAATGATCGACAGCTCCCGCGCCAGTGGCGCCAAGGTGCTGCTGCTCGGCATGCAATTGCCACCCAACTACGGCGTTCGCTATACCGAGGCCTTCGCGAAGGTCTACAGCACGCTGGCCGAAGAGAAAAAGATCCCGTTGGTGCCGTTTTTTCTCGACGGCGTGGGCGGTCATCCAGACTTGATGCAGTCCGACGGACTGCACCCGGCTGTCGGGGCTCAGGACAAGTTGCTGGAAAATGTCTGGCCGACACTGAAACCGCTGCTTTGA
- a CDS encoding ABC transporter ATP-binding protein — protein sequence MGASILTAKNLSKVVPSAEGELTILHELSLELNKGDSLAIVGASGSGKSTLLGLLAGLDLPSSGDVTLAGQALSNLDEDQRARIRAEHVGFVFQSFQLLDSLNALENVMLPLELDGRKDARERATELLQRVGLGQRLTHSPRQLSGGEQQRVAIARAFAAEPDVLFADEPTGNLDSHTGERISDLLFELNQERGTTLVLVTHDERLAHRCRRLIRLEAGLLVAPLEP from the coding sequence ATGGGCGCAAGCATTCTCACCGCGAAGAACCTCAGCAAAGTGGTTCCCAGCGCGGAAGGTGAACTGACTATCCTGCACGAACTCAGCCTGGAACTGAACAAGGGCGACAGCCTGGCCATTGTCGGCGCCTCCGGTTCCGGCAAATCCACCCTCCTCGGCTTGCTCGCCGGTCTCGACCTGCCGAGCAGCGGCGACGTCACCCTCGCAGGGCAAGCCCTGAGCAATCTCGATGAAGACCAACGCGCACGTATCCGGGCCGAGCATGTCGGGTTTGTGTTTCAGTCCTTTCAACTGCTCGACAGTCTCAATGCCCTGGAAAACGTCATGCTGCCGCTGGAACTCGATGGCCGCAAAGACGCCCGTGAACGCGCCACCGAGTTACTGCAACGGGTCGGCCTGGGCCAGCGACTGACCCATTCGCCACGCCAGCTTTCGGGCGGCGAACAGCAACGCGTGGCGATTGCCCGTGCGTTTGCCGCCGAACCCGATGTGCTGTTCGCCGACGAACCAACCGGCAACCTCGACAGCCACACCGGTGAACGCATCAGCGATCTGCTGTTCGAACTCAACCAGGAACGCGGTACGACCCTGGTGCTGGTGACCCACGACGAACGCCTGGCACATCGCTGCCGACGCCTGATCCGCCTTGAAGCCGGCCTGCTGGTCGCCCCTCTGGAGCCTTGA
- a CDS encoding ABC transporter permease, which produces MARLPLLRLFSLAIRQLLRDARAGELRVLFFALLVAVAASTAIGYFGARLNGAMMLRATEFLGADLLLEGSSPARPEQIKSGLELGLEHAQVVEFSSVIATDNGIQLSSIKAADDVYPLRGELKSAPAPFAPEEPGGGPKPGEAWVEARLLTALDLKIGDSIDVGMRTLKLARVLTYEPDRAGNFYSLTPRVLINLSDLAATGVVQPGSRVSYRELWRGKAEALETYHQLIKPGLAANQRLQDARDGNRQIGGALGKAERYLNMASLVAVLLSGVAVALSATRFATRRFDASALLRCLGLSRRETMVLFSLQLTVLGLLASISGALIGWFAQLGLFALLHDLLPTDVPPGGLFPAIAGIGTGLVALAGFALPPLAALGRVPPLRVLRRDMLPIPSSTWMVYGAALGALGLIMWRLSLDLVLTFALLGGGVIAALVLGGLLLLLLKSLRRMLARASLPWRLGLGQLLRHPLAAAGQSLAFGLILLSMALIALLRGELLDTWQNQLPKNAPNYFALNILPADKQAFIDRLNKLSAQSAPLYPVIPGRLISVNGEPVQEIVSKDSAGDRAIQRDLSLTWAADLPAGNKLTAGNWWAEQTPDEIPGVSVEGKVAESLKLKLGDHMVFTVGGVNREAKVTSLREINWDNFQPNFFMIFQPGTLKDLPATYLTSFYLAAGHDQQIVDLSRAFPAVTILQVEALLEQLRSILAQVTLAVEYVLLFVLAAGMAVLFSGLQATLDERIRQGALLRALGAERQLLVKARRIEFGLLGAVSGLLAALGSELVSLVLYRYAFDLPWHPHPWLLVLPLIGAVLIEGAGVFGTRRALNASPLTVLREG; this is translated from the coding sequence ATGGCACGCCTGCCGCTGTTGCGCCTGTTCAGTCTTGCCATCCGCCAACTGCTGCGCGACGCCCGCGCCGGTGAGTTGCGCGTGTTGTTTTTCGCCTTGCTGGTGGCCGTGGCGGCGAGTACCGCCATCGGTTACTTCGGCGCCCGCCTGAACGGTGCCATGATGCTGCGCGCCACTGAGTTTCTCGGTGCCGACCTGTTGCTTGAAGGCAGTTCACCGGCGCGGCCCGAACAGATTAAAAGCGGCCTAGAGCTGGGCCTCGAACACGCTCAGGTGGTGGAATTCTCCAGCGTCATCGCCACTGACAATGGCATTCAGCTGTCCAGCATCAAAGCTGCCGACGACGTCTACCCACTGCGCGGCGAACTGAAAAGTGCCCCGGCGCCCTTCGCCCCGGAAGAACCCGGTGGCGGACCGAAACCCGGTGAAGCCTGGGTCGAAGCGCGACTGTTGACTGCGCTGGACCTGAAGATCGGCGACAGCATCGACGTCGGCATGAGAACCCTCAAACTGGCGCGAGTGCTGACCTACGAACCGGACCGCGCCGGCAATTTCTACAGCCTGACGCCGCGGGTGCTGATCAACCTCAGCGACCTCGCCGCGACCGGCGTGGTGCAACCCGGCAGCCGGGTCAGTTACCGCGAACTTTGGCGCGGTAAAGCCGAGGCGCTGGAAACCTATCATCAATTGATCAAACCCGGCTTGGCCGCCAACCAGCGTTTGCAGGATGCCCGTGATGGCAATCGACAGATCGGCGGTGCCTTGGGCAAGGCCGAGCGGTACTTGAACATGGCCAGTCTGGTGGCAGTTCTGCTGTCGGGTGTGGCGGTGGCACTGTCGGCCACTCGCTTCGCCACCCGCCGATTCGATGCCAGTGCATTGCTGCGTTGTCTGGGGTTGTCGCGGCGGGAAACCATGGTGTTATTCAGTTTGCAGCTGACGGTGCTCGGGCTGCTCGCCAGTATCAGTGGCGCCCTCATCGGCTGGTTTGCGCAGCTGGGGCTGTTCGCGCTGCTGCATGATTTATTACCGACCGACGTTCCACCGGGCGGTCTGTTTCCTGCCATTGCCGGGATTGGCACCGGATTGGTGGCGTTGGCCGGTTTTGCCTTGCCGCCACTGGCGGCACTGGGCCGGGTTCCGCCATTGCGGGTATTGCGTCGGGACATGCTGCCAATTCCCTCTAGCACCTGGATGGTTTACGGCGCGGCATTGGGCGCCCTCGGGCTGATCATGTGGCGTCTGAGCCTGGACCTGGTGTTGACCTTCGCCCTGCTCGGTGGCGGCGTGATCGCAGCATTGGTGCTTGGCGGCTTGCTGTTGCTGCTTCTGAAGAGTCTGCGCCGAATGCTGGCGCGCGCCTCTTTGCCGTGGCGCCTCGGGCTAGGCCAATTGCTGCGTCATCCACTGGCGGCCGCGGGGCAATCCCTGGCCTTCGGCTTGATTCTGCTGTCCATGGCGCTGATCGCATTGCTGCGCGGCGAGTTGCTGGACACCTGGCAGAACCAGCTACCGAAAAACGCGCCTAACTATTTCGCGCTTAACATTCTGCCAGCGGACAAACAGGCGTTCATTGATCGCCTGAACAAACTGTCGGCGCAATCGGCGCCGCTATACCCGGTGATACCTGGACGGCTGATCAGCGTCAACGGCGAGCCGGTACAGGAAATCGTCAGCAAGGATTCGGCCGGTGACCGAGCGATCCAGCGCGACCTGAGTCTGACTTGGGCGGCGGATTTGCCGGCGGGCAACAAACTCACTGCGGGCAACTGGTGGGCCGAACAGACGCCGGACGAAATACCCGGCGTATCGGTAGAAGGCAAAGTCGCCGAAAGCCTGAAGCTCAAGCTCGGCGATCACATGGTCTTTACTGTGGGCGGCGTCAATCGCGAAGCGAAAGTCACCAGCCTGCGGGAGATCAACTGGGACAACTTCCAGCCTAACTTCTTTATGATCTTCCAGCCCGGCACACTGAAGGATCTGCCTGCAACCTACCTGACCAGTTTTTATCTGGCGGCCGGTCATGATCAGCAGATCGTGGATCTGTCCCGGGCGTTTCCGGCGGTGACCATCTTGCAAGTCGAAGCCTTGCTCGAGCAGCTGCGCAGCATCCTCGCCCAAGTCACCCTGGCGGTGGAATACGTGCTGTTGTTCGTGTTGGCGGCGGGGATGGCGGTGTTGTTTTCAGGCTTGCAAGCGACGCTCGATGAACGCATTCGCCAAGGCGCCTTGTTGCGAGCGCTAGGGGCCGAGCGGCAACTGTTGGTCAAGGCCCGGCGGATCGAGTTCGGTTTGCTTGGAGCGGTCAGCGGATTGTTGGCAGCGCTGGGTTCGGAACTGGTGAGTCTGGTGCTCTACCGCTACGCCTTCGACCTGCCGTGGCACCCGCATCCGTGGTTGTTGGTGCTGCCACTGATCGGTGCGGTGCTGATCGAGGGAGCCGGTGTGTTTGGTACGCGCCGTGCGCTGAACGCCAGCCCCCTGACAGTCTTGCGCGAGGGTTGA
- the greB gene encoding transcription elongation factor GreB, with protein MSRYRPPRTAGTALITPEGEARMRAEFHELWHVRRPQVTQSVSEAAAQGDRSENAEYTYGKKMLREIDSRVRFLTKRLEALKVVSEKPSDPNKVYFGAWVTIEDEDGKESRYRIVGPDELDLKLGLISIDSPLARALIGKALDAEVRVQTPTGEQCVYIVAIDYL; from the coding sequence ATGAGCCGTTATCGCCCTCCCCGCACCGCTGGCACCGCGCTGATCACCCCCGAAGGTGAAGCGCGGATGCGGGCCGAGTTTCATGAGCTCTGGCATGTTCGACGGCCGCAGGTGACACAGTCAGTCAGCGAGGCCGCGGCACAGGGCGATCGCTCGGAAAACGCCGAATACACCTACGGCAAAAAGATGCTGCGCGAGATCGACAGTCGCGTGCGCTTTCTCACCAAGCGACTGGAAGCGCTCAAAGTCGTCAGCGAAAAACCGAGCGATCCGAACAAGGTCTATTTTGGCGCCTGGGTCACGATTGAAGACGAGGACGGCAAAGAGTCACGCTACCGTATCGTCGGGCCAGATGAGCTGGATTTGAAACTGGGCTTGATCAGCATCGATTCGCCGCTGGCCCGCGCACTGATCGGCAAGGCGCTGGACGCCGAAGTTCGGGTCCAGACACCGACTGGTGAGCAATGCGTGTATATCGTGGCGATCGACTATCTCTGA
- a CDS encoding DoxX family protein codes for MSTLINKVLFTRAGYGLTVLRIFVGIIFAAHGSQKLFGAFGGYGLAGTAQYMESIGLAPGYLMATLAGGTEFFAGLALIIGLLVRPAALGLTILSLVAIFSVHLPHGLFMVNNGYEFALALLGGSIAVLIEGAGKLSADRAIAG; via the coding sequence ATGAGCACACTGATCAACAAGGTACTGTTTACCCGCGCTGGCTACGGCCTGACCGTTTTGCGGATCTTCGTCGGCATCATCTTCGCTGCCCACGGCTCGCAGAAACTCTTTGGGGCGTTCGGTGGTTACGGTCTGGCGGGCACCGCGCAGTACATGGAAAGCATCGGCCTGGCGCCGGGTTACCTGATGGCGACGCTGGCGGGCGGTACCGAGTTTTTCGCCGGTCTGGCCTTGATCATCGGCTTGCTGGTTCGCCCGGCAGCCCTCGGCCTGACCATCCTCTCACTGGTGGCGATCTTCTCGGTGCATCTCCCTCACGGTCTGTTCATGGTCAACAACGGTTATGAATTCGCCCTGGCCCTGCTCGGCGGCAGCATCGCGGTGCTGATCGAAGGCGCCGGCAAGCTCTCGGCTGACCGCGCTATCGCTGGCTGA
- a CDS encoding transglycosylase SLT domain-containing protein, whose product MIRPSVLLLLCCSLLLPMPAVARLAGPLQAVPSTKVRDLAEIRSSRVLRVLVNQSRNSSGEVQGQAIGVEYHRLRAFEQYLNGHARDGQEITLKIIPKAKDQLIGALQRGEGDLVAPGELLDLQPGHAVSTSEPIASNIPLVLVGIKGERRYTHLEQLSGKTLALPTGSAAGDAVSQINQKLALLKLPPVTIEWVDPSLAVEDVLEMVQGGIFHLTIVEQPIAERWGKILPKLRFDRQVLISEPGEEFWFVRRDASMLRASIDRFLTGYKKPSDQDAAFLRIYRRLYQVHYPLAKADRQRLEKLRPVLQKHAEAQGMDWLNLAALAFKESALQPNARGGSGPTGLMQITPSAAQRVGVNNIQNLDANVQAGAKYLAMIRRKFFASPKLNERERMAFVLAAYNMGPERVQGMRAEARRRGLNPNQWFFQVERIAMEQVGMGAVSYVNSVNKYYLAFDRERESLEPQGQKVASRK is encoded by the coding sequence ATGATACGTCCCTCGGTTTTGCTACTGCTGTGTTGTTCGTTGCTGCTGCCGATGCCGGCGGTTGCGCGTCTGGCCGGGCCGCTGCAAGCCGTGCCTTCGACCAAAGTGCGCGACTTGGCGGAAATCCGCAGCAGTCGTGTGCTGCGGGTGTTGGTCAACCAGAGCCGCAACAGCTCCGGCGAAGTTCAGGGCCAGGCCATCGGTGTTGAATACCACCGCTTGCGTGCCTTCGAGCAGTACCTCAACGGTCACGCCCGTGACGGTCAGGAAATCACCCTCAAGATCATACCCAAGGCCAAGGATCAACTGATCGGCGCTTTGCAGCGCGGCGAGGGTGATCTGGTCGCACCGGGGGAGCTGCTCGACCTGCAACCGGGCCACGCGGTCAGCACCAGTGAACCGATTGCCAGCAACATCCCGTTGGTATTGGTCGGGATCAAAGGCGAGCGACGTTACACCCATCTCGAACAACTCTCCGGCAAAACCCTGGCGTTGCCCACCGGCAGTGCCGCCGGGGACGCGGTCAGCCAGATCAATCAAAAGCTCGCGCTGCTTAAACTGCCACCGGTGACAATCGAGTGGGTCGATCCCAGTCTGGCGGTCGAGGATGTGCTGGAAATGGTCCAGGGCGGAATCTTTCACCTGACGATCGTCGAGCAACCCATCGCCGAGCGCTGGGGCAAGATCCTGCCCAAGTTGCGTTTCGATCGCCAGGTGCTCATCAGTGAACCGGGCGAAGAATTCTGGTTCGTGCGCCGCGACGCCTCAATGTTGCGGGCGAGCATTGATCGCTTCCTGACCGGTTACAAGAAACCATCGGATCAGGATGCCGCGTTCCTGCGGATCTATCGACGTCTGTATCAAGTGCACTATCCATTGGCCAAGGCTGATCGGCAGCGCCTCGAGAAACTTCGCCCGGTGTTGCAGAAGCACGCTGAAGCCCAAGGCATGGACTGGTTGAATCTGGCTGCCCTGGCGTTCAAGGAATCAGCCCTGCAACCCAACGCCCGCGGTGGCAGCGGCCCTACCGGCCTGATGCAGATCACCCCGTCCGCCGCCCAGCGGGTGGGGGTCAACAACATTCAGAATCTCGACGCCAATGTGCAGGCCGGGGCCAAGTACCTGGCGATGATCCGCCGCAAATTCTTTGCCAGCCCCAAACTCAACGAGCGCGAGCGCATGGCGTTCGTGCTGGCGGCCTACAACATGGGGCCGGAGCGCGTTCAGGGCATGCGTGCCGAGGCTCGTCGGCGCGGTTTGAATCCCAATCAGTGGTTCTTCCAGGTGGAGCGCATCGCCATGGAGCAGGTGGGAATGGGCGCCGTCAGCTATGTTAATAGCGTGAACAAGTATTACCTGGCGTTCGATCGGGAGCGGGAGTCGTTGGAGCCCCAGGGGCAGAAAGTTGCGTCACGTAAATAA
- a CDS encoding TatD family hydrolase has protein sequence MQLIDIGVNLTNPSFADKHQAVLDRAYAAGVCQLVLTGTSVEGSEQALELCRQLDETAQRLFATAGLHPHGASDWNADSAQRLRSLLKEPNVVAVGECGLDFNRDFSPRPQQEKVLEKHLELAVELQLPVFLHERDASQRLLEILRDYRDQLPAAVVHCFTGEKKALFSYLDLDLHIGITGWICDERRGTHLHPLVKEIKRGRLMLESDAPYLLPRSLRPKPKNGRNEPAYLTEVLREVALHRGESEEDLAAHSTACARAFYGLPMVD, from the coding sequence ATGCAACTCATCGATATCGGCGTCAACCTGACCAACCCCAGTTTTGCCGACAAACACCAGGCTGTACTCGACCGCGCCTACGCGGCCGGGGTCTGCCAATTGGTGCTCACCGGCACCAGTGTCGAGGGCAGCGAACAGGCGCTGGAACTGTGCCGGCAACTGGACGAAACGGCTCAACGGCTGTTCGCCACCGCCGGCCTTCACCCCCACGGCGCCAGCGACTGGAACGCCGACAGCGCCCAGCGTCTGCGCAGTTTACTCAAGGAGCCGAACGTCGTGGCAGTGGGTGAATGCGGGCTGGATTTCAATCGTGATTTCTCGCCGCGCCCGCAGCAGGAAAAAGTCCTGGAAAAGCACTTGGAGTTGGCGGTCGAGTTGCAATTGCCGGTGTTCCTCCACGAGCGCGATGCCAGTCAGCGCTTGCTGGAAATCCTTCGCGATTACCGTGATCAATTGCCGGCCGCCGTGGTGCATTGCTTCACGGGCGAAAAGAAGGCGTTGTTCAGCTATCTCGATCTGGATTTGCACATCGGCATCACTGGCTGGATTTGTGACGAGCGCCGGGGCACGCACCTGCATCCGTTGGTGAAAGAGATCAAACGGGGACGGTTAATGCTGGAGAGCGATGCGCCGTATCTGTTGCCGCGCAGTCTGCGACCCAAGCCGAAGAATGGTCGCAACGAACCGGCGTATCTGACCGAAGTATTGCGGGAAGTGGCGTTGCATCGCGGGGAAAGCGAGGAAGATCTGGCGGCTCACAGCACTGCGTGTGCGCGAGCGTTCTACGGGTTGCCAATGGTCGACTGA
- a CDS encoding acyl-CoA dehydrogenase, whose protein sequence is MDFAYSPKVQELRERVTAFMDTYVYPAEAVFERQVAEGDRWQPTAIMEELKLKAKAEGLWNLFLPESELGAGLTNLEYAPLAEIMGRSLLGPEPFNCSAPDTGNMEVLVRYANEEQKQRWLEPLLRGEIRSAFAMTEPDVASSDATNMAARAVRDGDEWVINGKKWWTSGACDPRCKILVFMGLSDPDAPRHAQHSMILVPVDAPGVKIVRPLPVFGYDDAPHGHAEVLFENVRVPYENVLLGEGRGFEIAQGRLGPGRIHHCMRSIGMAERALELMCKRAVTRTAFGKPLARLGGNIDKIADSRMEIDMARLLTLKAAYMMDTVGNKIAKSEIAQIKVVAPNVALRVIDRAIQIHGGAGVSNDFPLAYMYAMQRTLRLADGPDEVHRAAIGKFEIGKYVPKEMMRNSH, encoded by the coding sequence ATGGATTTCGCTTATTCGCCCAAGGTGCAAGAACTGCGTGAGCGCGTGACCGCGTTCATGGACACCTACGTATATCCCGCCGAAGCGGTGTTCGAGCGCCAGGTCGCCGAGGGCGATCGCTGGCAGCCGACCGCAATCATGGAGGAGCTCAAACTCAAGGCCAAGGCTGAAGGTTTGTGGAATTTGTTTCTGCCTGAGTCCGAACTCGGCGCCGGTCTGACCAACCTCGAATACGCGCCGTTGGCCGAAATCATGGGCCGCTCGCTGCTGGGCCCCGAGCCGTTCAACTGCTCCGCGCCAGACACCGGCAACATGGAAGTGCTGGTGCGCTACGCCAATGAAGAACAGAAACAGCGCTGGCTCGAACCGCTGCTGCGCGGCGAGATCCGCTCGGCGTTCGCCATGACCGAACCGGACGTGGCCTCGTCCGACGCCACCAACATGGCCGCCCGTGCCGTGCGTGATGGCGACGAATGGGTGATCAACGGCAAAAAATGGTGGACCTCAGGCGCCTGCGATCCACGCTGCAAGATCCTGGTCTTCATGGGCCTGAGCGATCCTGACGCGCCGCGTCATGCGCAGCACTCGATGATTCTGGTGCCGGTGGATGCCCCAGGCGTGAAGATCGTTCGTCCGCTGCCAGTGTTCGGTTACGACGACGCACCTCACGGCCACGCCGAAGTGCTGTTCGAAAACGTCCGCGTGCCGTACGAAAACGTCCTGTTGGGCGAAGGACGCGGCTTCGAAATCGCTCAGGGTCGCCTTGGCCCGGGTCGGATTCACCACTGCATGCGTTCAATCGGCATGGCCGAACGTGCATTGGAACTGATGTGCAAACGGGCGGTAACCCGTACTGCGTTCGGTAAACCTTTGGCACGCCTGGGCGGCAACATCGACAAGATTGCCGATTCGCGAATGGAAATCGACATGGCACGCCTGCTGACGTTGAAAGCGGCGTACATGATGGACACCGTTGGCAACAAGATTGCGAAGAGCGAAATCGCTCAGATCAAGGTTGTTGCGCCGAACGTGGCCTTGCGGGTGATCGACCGGGCGATCCAGATCCATGGCGGGGCAGGGGTGTCCAACGATTTCCCGCTGGCCTACATGTATGCGATGCAGCGCACCCTGCGCCTGGCCGACGGCCCGGACGAAGTGCACCGCGCGGCGATCGGCAAGTTCGAAATCGGCAAGTACGTGCCTAAAGAGATGATGCGCAACAGTCACTGA
- a CDS encoding LysR family transcriptional regulator: MNLSKVDLNLFIVFDAIYTEGNLTRAGQIVGITQPAVSNALARLRETFNDPLFVRTAQGMVPTPMAQNIIGPVRNALSLLRVSVQESRIFNPLQAVKTYRISMTDLTEAVILPALFQRLRRLAPTVIIESFLSKRRETTKELAAGRLDFAVDAPLNTDPQVRHVKLMEDRYVCAMRKGHPLAGKEKFTLDDYLSLTHIHISSRRSGLGHVDLALGKMGIQRKIALRSQHYLMASQVLQQTDMVMTVPERFARRHDLYSVNLPVNDVPPVETHLYWHESTDQDPANRWMREQMIELCQQVTAHEKKLDKV; this comes from the coding sequence ATGAATCTGAGCAAGGTCGACCTCAACCTTTTCATCGTCTTCGACGCGATCTACACCGAAGGCAACCTGACCCGTGCAGGGCAGATTGTCGGCATTACTCAACCGGCGGTCTCGAACGCTCTGGCCCGTCTGCGGGAGACCTTCAATGATCCGCTGTTCGTGCGTACCGCTCAGGGCATGGTCCCGACGCCCATGGCGCAGAACATTATCGGGCCGGTGCGTAACGCCCTCTCCTTGCTGCGGGTGTCGGTGCAGGAAAGCCGTATTTTCAACCCGTTGCAGGCGGTCAAGACCTACCGCATCAGCATGACCGACCTCACCGAAGCGGTGATCCTGCCGGCACTGTTCCAGCGCCTGCGGCGCCTGGCGCCGACGGTGATCATCGAAAGCTTTCTGTCCAAGCGCCGCGAAACCACCAAGGAACTGGCGGCCGGGCGCCTCGATTTCGCCGTCGATGCGCCGCTCAACACCGACCCGCAAGTGCGCCACGTCAAGTTGATGGAAGACCGTTACGTGTGCGCCATGCGCAAGGGCCATCCGCTGGCGGGCAAAGAGAAATTCACCCTCGACGATTACCTGTCGCTGACCCATATCCATATTTCCAGCCGCCGCAGTGGTCTGGGCCATGTCGACCTGGCCTTGGGCAAAATGGGCATTCAGCGCAAGATCGCCCTGCGATCCCAGCATTACTTGATGGCATCCCAGGTATTGCAGCAGACCGACATGGTGATGACCGTGCCGGAACGCTTTGCCCGTCGCCATGATTTGTACTCGGTGAACCTGCCGGTCAACGATGTGCCGCCGGTAGAAACCCACCTCTACTGGCACGAAAGCACCGACCAGGACCCGGCCAACCGCTGGATGCGCGAGCAGATGATCGAGTTGTGCCAGCAGGTGACGGCACATGAGAAGAAGCTCGACAAAGTGTAG
- a CDS encoding MerR family DNA-binding transcriptional regulator — translation MSSQTYSISDLARELDITTRAIRFYEEQGLLSPERRGQERIYSPRDKVSLKLILRGKRIGFSLAECRELIELYDPSGGNQKQLQTMLTKIAERREQLEQQMLDIEQMKLELDTAQERCTQALEQTIKSQQVIQ, via the coding sequence ATGAGCAGCCAGACCTATAGCATTTCCGACCTCGCCCGCGAGCTCGACATCACCACCCGGGCCATTCGCTTTTATGAAGAGCAAGGCCTGCTCAGCCCCGAGCGACGCGGTCAGGAACGCATCTACTCGCCCCGTGACAAGGTCAGCCTGAAGCTGATCCTGCGGGGCAAGCGCATTGGTTTCTCCCTGGCCGAATGCCGCGAGCTGATCGAACTCTACGATCCCTCCGGCGGCAATCAGAAACAGCTGCAAACCATGCTGACCAAAATCGCCGAACGTCGTGAACAGCTCGAGCAGCAGATGCTCGACATCGAACAGATGAAGCTGGAACTGGACACCGCGCAGGAGCGTTGCACCCAGGCGCTGGAACAGACCATCAAGAGCCAGCAGGTCATTCAGTAG